AGCTTAGAGTCTGGGCTAAAAAGCTAGGAAATATTCCCCTCTTTTTTCTTTATCTGATCGGAAAGATCGCGCGGGCGGCGCCATGTGCCACCAAGAATAAGCTCAGCTATCATTAAAATGAAAGCCAGTATAAGCATCCCGTGATGTAGCTCTCTACCGAATCTTTGTGCGAGTATCTCTTTTTCGATATCTTTATTTGGTGAAAGCCATTTCAGCTTAACAGCAGATTCGACGGCCTTCTTATCGAGTTTACTTGCTTCACTTTCGCGGGTATCGACATTGATCGCAAAAATGTCCAACAAGCTATCCCCTGAAGATATCTTATATATCCCGGGAATAAAGACTCTTCCAACATTAATAATAACATTCCCTGAGGCGAAACGCGGGCTAAGGAAGATTATCGAGCTATCTGGTCTTGTAAGGGTTAAAACACCGGAAGGTGGCTCTTCGATAACTCGGACAACCTCCTCACCCACAATATATCCAGCATCAAATTCCGAAACATCCTCAGCTAGATATTGAGTAAGCCTGTGCATCAGTGGCACAAAAAATCCGCTGGTCGCCAGGTCACCGTATCTTAAATTGGCTGAAAAAGCACATACTGCCAGTTTCCCTTCACCGAATTCCATCTCGGCAATCAGTGGAACACCATTCGATAAGGAGATCGGAACTTTATTGGAATTTGTTATCGCGGCAACGCGCTTGAAATCAACATCGGGGATTCCTTCCTCTTTGAAGGGTGTAAACACTGGGTGATCGAAATCGGCCGTTCCCAGATTGAAACGCCCACCGCCAATAGAATCCCCTATACTTGCCAGAACCGAAATCGTGGTTTTATCTCCAAAGATGGATTTCCATGATTTTCCAGGGTCTGGAGAACCTCCTAAAAACAATGCCAATCCGCCGCCTCGAGAAAGAAAACCGGTAATCGATACTCCAATATTATTCGCAAGTTCCGGTGGATCAGACAGGATAACAACATCCCAGGATGATAATAGCTCCGAGCCAAGTTGATTATAGGATAAGCGTTTAACGAAGAAGAAGTCGTCATTCGAAGGCGATAGGGCATTCGAAATGAATTTTTTTTCTTCTCCCCCTACGACTAATACATTTATTTTTTTCGGTATCTTAAAGGAGAAATACCTGGAATTGTCAGTTGGTATAGCATCACCCTCTGATCTAAACTCTCCATAGTGAAAACCCCCACTCTCGAACTCGGCGCTAAATTCAAGCATTCCGAATTCTTCGGGATTAAGATCGACAGACCTCTGTGCAATCCTTTTTCCATCGAGATATAGATCCACAACAAAATCTGTAACAGCTCCTGAGGCAAAGCTCTTAATTTCGGCAATCAAGGAAAAAGGCACTTTTTTCTGTAAAAGCGTGCGCGGGAATTCGATATTTGTTAAGCCTATGTTCCGCTCGTCATCGGGAGAAAATACGAGACAATATAGCTTGATATCCTTCGGAAGGTCAAGTTCACCAGAGCGAAGCCAACCATGATCTTTGTCGTCGGTTAGGATAAAAATCTCTTTATTCGGTAGTTTGCTTTCCATAAGCATTGCAACTGCCGCAGAAATAGCATTCCAAATATCGGTCGTGCTACCCGAGAGCTTAAGGCTATCTATAGCCTGACGAGCGCCAGAAAGCGCCTTAAAAGGCTCTCTCGAAGCAGGATAAGGCGAGGAATTAAAAGGTATAATCGAGAGTTCGTCTCCTTCGTCGAGTATCTCGAAAATATCCTCCGCCGATTGACTCGCTTTAGTGAAAAGATCAACTCCTGCTGTTTCCTGCCCCATCGAATAGGAGTTATCTATTAGCAAAGCAACGGAGGTTCTCTCGTGAGCACCGATATTGACCGATTTTGCAGTCTTTATTGCCGGTCTGGCAAAAGCGCCAATCACTAAAATCAATATCAGCACGCGCAAGGCAAGCAAGATTAGCTGCTTAAGCTTGAATTTACGC
This genomic stretch from bacterium harbors:
- a CDS encoding BatA domain-containing protein is translated as MLSFLNSVFLPALAAIFLPILIHLLTRRRLVERKWPSLRFIEEIQKRRMRKFKLKQLILLALRVLILILVIGAFARPAIKTAKSVNIGAHERTSVALLIDNSYSMGQETAGVDLFTKASQSAEDIFEILDEGDELSIIPFNSSPYPASREPFKALSGARQAIDSLKLSGSTTDIWNAISAAVAMLMESKLPNKEIFILTDDKDHGWLRSGELDLPKDIKLYCLVFSPDDERNIGLTNIEFPRTLLQKKVPFSLIAEIKSFASGAVTDFVVDLYLDGKRIAQRSVDLNPEEFGMLEFSAEFESGGFHYGEFRSEGDAIPTDNSRYFSFKIPKKINVLVVGGEEKKFISNALSPSNDDFFFVKRLSYNQLGSELLSSWDVVILSDPPELANNIGVSITGFLSRGGGLALFLGGSPDPGKSWKSIFGDKTTISVLASIGDSIGGGRFNLGTADFDHPVFTPFKEEGIPDVDFKRVAAITNSNKVPISLSNGVPLIAEMEFGEGKLAVCAFSANLRYGDLATSGFFVPLMHRLTQYLAEDVSEFDAGYIVGEEVVRVIEEPPSGVLTLTRPDSSIIFLSPRFASGNVIINVGRVFIPGIYKISSGDSLLDIFAINVDTRESEASKLDKKAVESAVKLKWLSPNKDIEKEILAQRFGRELHHGMLILAFILMIAELILGGTWRRPRDLSDQIKKKEGNIS